The sequence ACAACAGATGGCGCTACTGCCAAATCATACATACACTGTTAATTCTACTGTGGTGCTAGCTAAACTATTGAAgtacatatgtaattttgaaggtgATTTTTGCCTACCATAGCACAATGCACATTGGTCTGGCGAGCCACATTTGTTTGCcaaaacttaaatattcacttatatacataatttcaaataaaagacacaacaaaaaacatatattctatgaagtttttaataatttaattttttcttgttttttactTCCATTCTGTCAAACTCtgagtaaatcacaatttttgaagcaaaactttcctgaaacaaaaattgtttccttaaaaataagcaataactagcagaaagttattgatgattagcagggaaaccaaaatatgcaaatgcatgttttttctggtgagtctaatgagcacatatAAGATaagataagatatttacacgtttcataactatttaagaattttggcatcgatttgttagtgcatatttttgcatattttacccttaaatgcatatttttgcatatatttgttttaagggcatatttatgtcatatttttgcgtttttagagcatattttactgtttaatagcatattttgactttatcaaaaacaaattttgtcttacttatttttcgctgttgtgttacaggtttttacttcctttgtttaaaattcaaaattgaaaaatagattgcgtttttttaatataaagtaagcactatcatcatcataatattaataggcaagtcgatttctttagaccccttttactctcacattatacatttaatttgggcaagaaatataccattttaaagggatttattcacagaagtgcagaacatatattttattgaaattgattcagttttttaggagttataagcgtttaatgatGTTACTATGCAAAAcgtgcaaaaacgtgtacatgtgaaccttaagctaaaaagtaaacaaagcattgcgtatttgttcaatttgttgttgtaaataaataagagaaacaattaaacagtattgatttcgctctgttttaagtgacaaacaaagaagaagaatttagtaatttaaattcgctttaataaatatgttttgaaggttttttttattttctaactcctatatgcataaacaaattttgttttataaacctttgataaatttaaaaaactgtttatgcataaataaaaaagtaaatatataattgtagataagtaaatagttattttataattgtgacgattttcaacggtttatcactgcaagaagtttaatgaaaaatgggacgggtcggaaaaaatggtgagtcgcctcccatacaaagtaaatagttatttctaaattttgtgaaacataattgcaagattcttcaaacttagtctaaatggctcttttataaattttcatagtttcgctgaaattgttcgggattggaatagtgggcgttgcacaccctatacaaagtatataattaatttcgaatatctgtagaactataattgtaaaagtgtttaaacttttagcgaattaatttcttattactgtgcggagtttagctgaatatagacggaattagattagagggcataggacccaaaatgggagaggtcggaaaaggatgtgagtcacctaccattttacacagattggctgaaaatggtcgggattgcattagtggttatggcgcaaagtaaataattaattttgaatatatagagaactataattctaaaagaatttaaacactgtatcaatcaatttattaccattctaaggaggttagctaaaaacgaatttattcctgatccctgttcgaagtttagctaagcgtgatcggcttagtaggaatgacccctcccttataaaggaaagttaaagtaaagcttgatatttacataaaaggtttaaaaatgggtgggatcagagcagtggagtggtatctcccatacaaaattagttagttattttcgactatcaagtgaactgtaattgagagattttcaaattttgtatgtgttattttcgtatttccattcatatttttttaattttactagggtagggatagcgaagtgcaccgggttatgctagttttaataatagcgccatctaaaatcaaattttagttctaattcaaacttaaccgttctaagtgttaaagaaatattgtcttttcaatttgctcctataacatcagttgatgtggaaagaacattttctatgtataaaaatgttttcagatctaatagacaacgatttttatttgaaaatttaagtcaatattttgtaatttattgcaataataaccttaattgaagaagttactttatatttatataaaatatcatcaaaaaatacctctcgaggcgttttcatagcttattgttttaatgttgtatttattttttgttatacttgttttagttcatgttatttttgtttattttgtgttaCTTTACTTTTACAGAAaggaattgtattgatttttttaaataaaagtatgtttttgggttaaaaatgatgtaaaagtttgtttttttaagagcatatttttaaaatttaagagcatattttaaagtttttactgcatatttaaagcgcttaaaacgcttttttagatcatatttccggtttccctgatgATTAGTAAGCACCaaatatcactgtaattttgtttttataccctacaccaccatagtggtgagggtatattgggttagtgctgatgtttgtaatgtactaaaatattgtcccagcaccaaccttaaagtataccaatctgctcagaatcactttctgagcgatgtccgtccgtctgtccgtccatgtaaaccttgtaatcaaactacaggtcgcaatttcaaagataattcgacgaAATTTCGTCGAAGCatattgaatttgattagaatcgttccattatttctcctagcccccatacgattttTGTTGATTgagttaaatgttttttatcttGCTAGATCCTGCTCTCTAAGTTATTGGCGGTAGTAAGAAAAAGTATTatgtaacaaataaaataaaattcaactgtCAGTTGAATATTTGTACATTTGataagtaaaacaagtaagagtactatattcggccgtgccgaatcttaaataccctccacctaaatatgatggtataacaactgaaataatataacaattgttagaaagactagtttacgccgaagatattttatttcaattgtacaaaaaattttatctaattcagtAGTTTGTAAtagaaattcctattagaacgtatgaaatttaacattttatatacttaataattagttaatacgtttggatcaacatttttcctttttaacttcAAGTGAAaaaaacagagtataaaaaagggtatacaaatatatttagacaaatttataATCATTTATTGGACCTATCATcgtaaaaattgaatttgtttcgaatttcaacctgataactatattttatgaggttttagtgattttcggcagtggaacttatatgggagctatggttaaatatggaccgatattcacaataTCCAGTATTACGATTGCTGGTTACatattactgatctgtgcgtaatttcattttgatatcgatttgttttaaatatttattaaggttaatatctttttcggaaatgggccttataggggagctatgaccaattatcggccaatctgcgtaaaatttggtacagtgatgtctgtgtatatgagtattagttttgtagaattttagcatgataaagatatttataagagatttatgagtacttaactgattttcggaagtggaccttatatgggagctatggtcaaatatggaccgatattcacaaaatcttgtaatataatttctaagtataaattatggGTCTGTGTAAAATcttattttgatattgatattttttagatatttatttaggttaatgtgtttttcggaagtggtccttatatgggagctataaccaattgtCGGCtaatcttcatagaattaggtacagcgattgttgtgtatatggggactatttatgacgaatttcaacttaatagcgatttttataagacatttatgcttatttaagtgattttcggaaatgaactttatatgggggctacggtcaaatatgggccacaaaaaatttggtgttgtaattttttaaagcacGAAACTTcattttcctgaattttgtgtggatactgcaattttgtgggcatttacagaccatggAACCaaatttcgggaagaaatttgtatggggcctaggagaaatcatgcaccgattcttataattttcgccagagttagtccctttaacgtaaaaataacgtgtgtaaaattttatggtattatctgcaatatatttgcacaaataatgaaaactatattaaaattattaagtttttttataggttgtctcacatttaggttcataactctggttccacttaaacgatttggctgattttcaataccaaactgcttaggagaacaataaacattttttttgcaagtctaccaattttgtttgcatattttggacgtgagcgtgttttacacagacagacggacatggctcaatcgacttagaatttcataagcatcaataatatatatactttgttgggtctcagatgaatatttctcaatgttacacacggaatgacaaacttatatataccctcattcaccacttatggtggtggagggtataatataaaaaaaaacatttaaatctaGTGcatgaattttgaaataaaacattataGTCTAGTTTCTTGAATTGGAGAAtgtttttaaaagatatttgatAGCATCTGATCCTCAAATTTCCACTTGTCTAAAAATTAGCTATGAAACCACTCAAATCTAAAGACTGTATTTGCTAGCATCATGTAGTAAATAATCAAAGAAAATATGAACAACATGTTGACAATTCTTCAACCTCTGagacaaaaatgatctactcaagaATTCTTCTATAAGTCTGGTGGGTtatctgtccatgtaaacattatGGTATTAAGGCTTTATcctaaagctaaatttcagcatacttataatactaatataaaacaagtaaaagtcttatattcggctatggcgaatcttttatacccaccatgaatatgtagttttggtcttcttggggacttgaatcagtatttatgaatgaatgaaatttatgttaatatcattatatacaaattacactagtttacaaggtttttgctcatgaattgaaacatatggggatgtatgtatttaggtcttccaacttcggaaaaaatattttaaaaaatcctggacgtcaaacttttgagatatttcttaaaaactaaacatataaaaatgtacattaaattaggacaaaaaaattaaaagtgaagtgttttagtcttttttttataattattttcatttgtctccctcacgacactccaacagtagtctcctagcatattctggttccaaaaaccttgataattaacATCGAAAAACTTCATATCTTGATGGGAATGCTCTACATGTTCGTCACTcagtgtccgaggttttccgggaaaaaatccacatgagaatgtaaatagtgaattttgagggacatatttacgcccatcagttcaaaattatgtaataaattcgcaacaatatctctgtaattttgacttttattattccccaaatattcttgaacaacaggtttaaaagaattccatgctgctttttcaacatcggttaatagacactcaaatttggtatcacccaaaatttttcttatttgaggacccacaaatatcccttcttttaatttagccaaagaaagactcgggaacacactgcataaatattgaaatgctggttttgtcttatctaaagcttttacgaaattttttaaagtaaataagcattttgcagtgtttgtgttataggaaaacctcgatttgactgaataatttttccgaaaataaaacaaaaatggtctgggtttattttacattttctataagatattttaaaataatttttactttagagttttgtacttaatagcgatttattaacgtttatctacaggaaagatgtccttttaaacagtatttatttttttctcgttaatttttgttggaatttgtcaaaataatacaactctgaaagtatcttgTAGCTTctccagagtgttgagtacccaaaaacgatgtaaatacttaaatacCACAAttaggtacactacagtatgcattagtagtaatcagggcaggtgaaaaataaaaacccatatatctcaaaattttgacgtataggtgggaaacaaaaaatgttcaattaactagcgtccgtagctcttctcaaaaatataagtttcattccatgagcaaacaaaaatgtttgatttgtaaactagtgttattttttgacaataaaatattttctgatatagAGGTTATATTATTATGGACTGGTCCTCACaagagttggtagaaagattaattttcatatacaacttgtttattcaattttatcactatattaattattataagacaattatgaatgttaaagtcattttctgaaggggaccatgtatggggactagggacaaatagCCCGGTTTCCGAaatactttatatatattttaattcaatgcattagtttttgcttttttatatttctacttagtatattaacgaaataaatagtttttattgttgaacttgatgttttttgacatttaattaaaatccggaaaaatcccgggatcccgaaaaatcccggggtcccgaaaaatcccgggatcccgggatttacatttctaaaatcccgaatcccgggatttgtaaaacccagtcccgtttggcatacCTACTAATGATATattatcatttaaataaatgattacATTTCAAAGAGGTACATTtatagtatgtatgtacattagagtgtcccttagaattaaatttttggaaatgttgagacggtaccccctgaaaacttgtgTAATGACATAAGATaccaaatttttagcttgttctaagaagggcaacccgtgccgacttagcgatttagttttgaggtgcatttacaagtggaaaaaatgtatttttttcagtttttgtaaaaattttcccattaaataattacttttgcaatttaatttaaaagaatcgaaatgtgtacgtaattgtcgttctaataagatataaaagacaaaaattggttaaaaaatgttaaagttattaaaaaatcgccaggccattaacgtgtctcaggccactagaacatgaaatgtaggaacaaaattaacatattttgagaaatattacaataagagctaatttttacttagaatatatccatatttacatgtatatgcgtttttgtcttcgtaggataccgctaacctattcccaggtatgaccaaaaaaaattattttttttaacggcagtttcaaaactccattttaaaatttttaaaaattttgttaaacaaatttcagaattttttgatcatcacatggggatttattgacaacataatagggaataaaaatatgaaaaaatatgacaataactcctatagtttttcagtACCAGCgagttaaattttgagattgtcgagaaaaactaatattttggccatattttggagaatgagccgaatttctttactgttatgatttttaagcaaaagctattcagaatattatattcccggtaactttaaatataatttgaaagttttactaaaatcgggaaacgttaacccttaaatcgtgaaggtcaaagttcaaatttttcaatatttaaaatttttcattgaaagatagcgaaatcTTTTATATtgttgggccgattttgatgaaacttaaaaaaaatataacatgatgtctagtatttataataatagcacaaaaattaagccttaatagcacttggggttaaaaagacactcaacttttaaaatcacgaaaaacacattcaataactttaatgtttttcagagttaaataaattcaatcattcaagttaaaatcaattttattattcaaaaatcctcaataaaatattaattacgttattaaagcaaaaatcaggtataaatacaatattttgccgtttgaaaaatgtatggtcaaaattgaagaaaattgtgaacatttttcaaaatggattcgttatactattttctaatacacaacacaatattttaaagtttgtttcctataaacataaaattttcatcagcactattgaaattgactatttttttatggttttagaagtttggggtcattttaatcccaagtgctgttgtttttgtaaatactagactttgtgttacatttttcttaagtttcatcaaaatcggcccaaaaatatataacatttcgctatctttcaatgagaaatttgaaatattgaaaaatttgaactttgaccttcacgatttaatatttctcaaaatatgttaattttgttcctacatttcatgttctagtggcctgagacacgttaatggcctggcgattttttaataactttatcattttttaaccaatttttgtcttatatatcttattagaatgacaattacgtacacatttcgattcttttaaattaaattgcaaaagtaattatttaatgggaaaatttttacaaaaactgaaaaaaatgcattttttccccttgtaaatgcacctcaaaactaaatcgctaagtcggcacgggttgcccttcttagaacaagctaaacatttttttggtggtattttatgtcattacacAAGTTTTCAATTCTACAAGACAAGAAAATAACAATTGGGGAATTCAAATGGTCTGCTATTTGGTCGTATtttcataatgtcgtaaaatattgttttagtttaaacaaattcttgttgtgctgcaaacaaaaatagtgttattttatgacaaacccataaacatagttcaaaaagtcttattagtttataactattttgtttgaaacccaacaaaactttatttaaactaaaaaaatattttacgacattacaAACTGATGTCCGGATTATCAAGGTTTTActgtatctgaaaaataatttggtctttatgttcgattcagagggtactatattttaaaataataataagttctttcgaaacattgttttccaaaatatcGAGGAAATAAGagaatatcgtacgtgacataaaacggaagtcattttgaagtacatacatgtagaaatatgcgaaaattttcgaatcgtgaaTGGAAAATTTACATTCGGTATATGTAATAAGcttaaatacttacacatagtaatattttaatgttttcttctattcatatcatcttgaaaaaaagtttcaaggattTTTGGGTTTTCGGTCGTGGTAGTCATTcccgtggaattgcccatatataatTAGTCGAGGGCGTCAGTATGCATGTATGTTTCGTACTGTAATCGAAAACTGCCATATGTCTTGGACCAAAAGTCCCAGAATAGTCGAACCATTAATCCCTGTTAATATTGCGACATGCCCATTGTAGTAGGatagtttccctccctaatttGTTGTCCCCGTGAGAAccaaccggtacttctaataaatcgGATCATATTTATTAGTGAAAtatctctgagacagtccagatcatagTCTTAATAACctacaattatttaattattttattataatattttgttagaaatattgtataatttccgcttatatattttacacatgattttattacaaaatatttcaaatattccaTTATTaggctaaaaattaaaaacaaagaaataaataaataaaatctataacTATTCATAtatcagttttaaaataaagtctacTATTCTACAACATCAATTTCATCATCATCCTCCTCAACATCACTCATCTCTAGGCTGGAGGAACCATCTGAAGAGTAGCCGGGTAAGTCATTGCCAACGCCATTGTCCacatttgattttaagttaTCGGCTGAAGCAGTTTCACCAGGTTGTTTCTCTTGGCCACTTTTTAGATTCTCACGAGTGTGACGCCATTTCATGCGACGATTTTGAAACCACACTTTAACCTAgaatgaagaaaataataaacttaatagtttatattaaaattctattaatttATTACTTACCTGGGCATCAGTTAGATTCAGGCGGGCCGCTAATTTGCGCCTATCCGGTTTGGTAATgtatttttgctgttgaaactGTATTTCCAAACCTTTACGCTGCAAATTACTAAACACTGCCCGGGACCAGGAACGTTTGCGTTTACCACTGCTTATATTTGCATGGGAATTCCCCGAATTGCTATTTGTGGTAGCCGTATTTCCTGTGGAAGATGCTGTTGTATTGTTATTGAAATTCATGTGAGTTTCATTGGAATTCGTGGCTGACAAATGATGATGTCTTAGCGAGGATATGCATTGCATGTTTGGTCTTACTACCGGaatgtcaaaattcactttcGTATTGAATCTATTCGCTGCAGCTGCTGTGGAAAAATTCTGCAGTCCCATTTGTTGGACATTCATTTGTAGAGGCTTTAGACCACAGAGCGGATTCATCAGGGAAGACAAGGTGAAGTTTGGTTGGGCGGGTAAATGTTGCgataattgtttttgttgctgcatGTGAGCATGATGAAATCGTATGAGAGATGTTTGCGGCAGGGAGGAAAAGTGCGAGAGGGAGGGAACTGAAAGAGAAAATTAAAGTGTTTTATTAGGAATTAGCCGAAAATAATTCATTAACGCCAgaacaattaaacatttaaacttcttggaaaatatgtatctataaaacaatcattatttaaataaacaaaatttaagaaaaattagttCACGCAATAAAtcacaattaatttaaaatgatccaTCTAAAACATCATTAAAGCAAATTATTACCAATATACGAGATACCAGAATaaacaaacagcaacaatattgaaataaaatctcaATAAACTTAAATCAAACCAAATTATACAGCAACTACAACACTTTAACTAAAAAATCaatgtgtttattttgtttaaacaaataaaaaattaatgaaattattttaaagtggaACAAGTAAACGTGTAGAGTACAGGAGAagagaacaaaaacaaataatcgaTTAGTTGGAGTAATTAATTGATCCGATTGATAAaatagcagcaacaacatcaacaataaCAATACTCATGAATAATCATCAATATTAAAcaaccaaaaacaacaaaaacaattgaaagAGAGCTGAAATATACAATCACAACGATCAAACACAACAAGATCATCGCCAACACCACCACCAACAATCATTGATAGATGAGGCGCCTCATTGGCACTGATAAAGTCAGCGCCACTCAACTCatttgtaataataacaaaTCTTGATTTTATGATAATCATCATTATACAAATACAGATcattatcattaaaataatgATCATTATGATGTTATCACCAGCAAGGGAGCAAAATACCTTACAATACTGTTGTATTGAGGCAACAaacattaataacaaaaacagttaAAGCCAACCGGCTAAACGAACGACCTACGAACCACCTAGAAGATCTTTATCTGCGgcagttaaattaaaaatgcatttttgttatttgttgggtttacaaatttgattaaaaattgcTCATGTTGTGTGAGTGTGTCTGTTTAGGCACCTGTGGTGttgaacaaatatttctacaaattatttaaaaaaaaaatcaataacaatttataaaaattaatatacatatgtatttaaaacggTTTTATAAAGGTATGATCATTTAACTAAACATAATGATATTTAATGATTGGGTATGAGAAAGTATGATTGCAGTTTAATATTTGAATTACAAGAACGTGCTATAAAGAGTATCGTGGTATAAACGTATTCTACTACTTATTCCTTAAATATAGGGTAACTACAATCTTGATAGTGACAACCAGGACTTATTAAATGCCTTATTTTGCAGATACAAGGACAGTCAGCCGCccgtggtatgagaataaaaaaagatggaaata comes from Calliphora vicina chromosome 2, idCalVici1.1, whole genome shotgun sequence and encodes:
- the H2.0 gene encoding homeobox protein H2.0 translates to MISKSQQNMAILDDEIKFSQNMNEMPKNLSLDKINCDKTTSLPLKKEDNANLVNDLCENSKNNSENSEIKSREFQSETRIQLSFSVDRLLSNKLQQNKKSPPPSAQLETHSHDQRSDKCCDELNSSYSCCSLPNCLVNSSPAASTTLSFQGNSYQSTDEEMPTGPAASFMDYKSVVRPTPVRAMGNSSESVPSLSHFSSLPQTSLIRFHHAHMQQQKQLSQHLPAQPNFTLSSLMNPLCGLKPLQMNVQQMGLQNFSTAAAANRFNTKVNFDIPVVRPNMQCISSLRHHHLSATNSNETHMNFNNNTTASSTGNTATTNSNSGNSHANISSGKRKRSWSRAVFSNLQRKGLEIQFQQQKYITKPDRRKLAARLNLTDAQVKVWFQNRRMKWRHTRENLKSGQEKQPGETASADNLKSNVDNGVGNDLPGYSSDGSSSLEMSDVEEDDDEIDVVE